The following proteins come from a genomic window of Micromonas commoda chromosome 2, complete sequence:
- a CDS encoding predicted protein yields MQDDDVSRYYRSITRYEALRIVADAAHLPLLIFFALFFAAGVYVGRWSVVLETRQRRKHLAEAVRGIVDGVLAGTSKTEGAVEDDGTSTRDIIEGVLEGLRAGGAARAGGTGRASSSPANGRSVRRGAADAASGATGSSARRRGRAERTTDSFDDVLSRELRSAEAAAAATKGNVHEAGAENENENENENENENEAEAHVDDAEALVEDVEMMDAATPSASSAGARSGRTARAPAAEDPVRDDERDDHDEDDVDGDDDEVVSSRAVDPPESVPESPTRTHAREAEWATRQAEIERQRAEALKQRKAAKSARLVNERVETYRRGLEEREALESAMGDARVEAQAAFERDGVHDLAAAGCLEHALHRLGLLPNPDEDRDAGKVEVAYKKALARNHPDRSASRGDDLRASARCEEAFKLLQAAKARWDAVGKPTGARARRMAASALGGSYGGHGSYGGPPARQPSQSSSRSAHTFTSPHAEKGGGRSWQPGQTPGGSTPGESYGDAWREQAKRTAAATADALRREEERMRLELEEQRRLEREREAREAFERKLRELGRKTSGGDDATWVQGSDASEEGTPRHPAAANGKDDRKKRPPPNDFQ; encoded by the coding sequence ATgcaggacgacgacgtgtcgCGATACTACCGGTCAATCACGCGATACGAGGCGCttcgcatcgtcgccgacgccgcgcacctcCCGCTGCTGATATTCTTCGCGCTGTttttcgccgcgggggtgtacGTCGGGCGCTGGTCGGTGGTCCTCGAGACGCGCCAGCGGAGAAAGCacctggcggaggcggtgcgaggcatcgtcgacggcgtgctcGCGGGAACGTCCAAGACCGAAGGCGCGGTCGAAGACGAcggcacgtcgacgcgtgaCATCATCGAAGGCGTGCTCGAGggcctgcgcgcgggcggggcggcgcgcgcggggggcaccgggagggcgtcgtcgtcgccagcgaATGGACGATCCGTTCGTCGcggagccgcggacgccgcgagcggagccacgggctcgagcgcgaggaggaggggaaGAGCCGAGCGAACCACGGATTcgttcgacgacgtgctGAGCCGGGAGCTCAggagcgccgaggccgcggctgccgcgacGAAGGGTAACGTCCacgaggccggcgccgagaaTGAGAACGAGAACGAGAATGAGAACGAGAACGAGAACGAAGCCGAGGCtcacgtcgacgacgccgaggctctcgtcgaggacgtggagatgatggacgcggcgacaccgagcgcgagctccgcgggcgcgcggtccGGGCGGACCGCGagggccccggcggcggaagatcccgtccgcgacgacgagcgcgacgaccacgacgaggacgacgtggacggcgacgacgacgaggtcgtgTCATCTCGAGCCGTCGATCCGCCCGAATCCGTCCCGGAGTCGCCCACCCGGACGCACGCGAGGGAAGCGGAGTGGGCCACGCGTCAGGCGGAGatcgagcgccagcgcgccgaggcgctgaaGCAGCGAAAAGCGGCCAAATCCGCTCGACTCGTAaacgaacgcgtcgagaCGTACAGGCGCGGGTTGGAGGAGCGAGAAGCGTTGGAATCGGCGAtgggcgacgctcgcgtggaggcgcaggcggcgttcgagcgcgacggggttcacgacctcgccgcggcggggtgccTGGAGCACGCTTTGCACCGCCTCGGTTTACTCCCGAATCCCGACGaagatcgcgacgcgggcaaAGTCGAGGTCGCGTACAAgaaggcgctggcgaggaaCCACCCGGATCGCAGCGCCAGCAGGGGCGACGACCTTCGCGCCAGCGCCCGGTGCGAGGAGGCGTTCAAGCTTCTgcaggcggccaaggcgcggTGGGACGCGGTGGGTAAACCGACGGGTGCGAGGGCTCGgcggatggcggcgtcggcgctgggCGGGAGCTACGGAGGCCACGGGAGCTACGGGGGTCCCCCCGCCCGGCAGCCGAGTCagtcgtcctcgaggtccgcgcACACCTTCACCAGCCCGCACGCGGAGAAGGGAGGAGGACGCAGCTGGCAACCCGGGCAGACCCCGGGGGGATCGACCCCTGGGGAGAGCtacggcgacgcgtggaggGAACAGGCGAagaggaccgcggcggcgacggcggatgcgctcaggcgggaggaggagcggatgcgcctcgagctcgaggagcagcgcaggctcgagcgcgagcgggaggcGCGAGAGGCGTTCGAGCGCAAGCTGCGGGAGCTGGGCCGGAAAACCTCGGGaggagacgacgcgacgtgggTGCAGGGCAGCGACGCGTCAGAGGAGGGCACGCCCAggcaccccgccgccgcaaaCGGGAAGGATGACCGAAAGAAGAGACCGCCGCCCAACGATTTCCAATAG
- the TCP-1 gene encoding TCP-1/cpn60 chaperonin family protein (putative TCP-1 Chaperonin, theta subunit - involved in productive folding of proteins; cpn60, GroL like.), protein MAGMPYGLQAMLKDGHKHLSGLDEAVIKNVEACKQLSKITRTSLGPNGMNKMVINHLDKLFVTSDAAVIVRELEVAHPAAKLLVMAAQAQEQEIGDGTNLVVTFGGELLGNAEELIRDGLHPSEIIEGYEKAMEQALKWMEELIIPGSESLDIRDVAAVADRIKGTLSSKQFGYESILAKTCAEACIDVCPKNQLNFNVDNVRVAKIIGSSLHENEVVQGMVIRRDVEGTVKHAKDAKVAVFGCAVDTSSTETKGTVLISSGQELEDYSRGEEKKMEEYIKQIAETGAKVVVSGQSFGEMAMHFIERYNLMAIKISSKFELRRFCRATNATGIIKLGRPQADELGYVSSIDLIEIGGTKCVVVKQNDKTSRVSTVVLRGSTENAMDDIERAVDDGVNAYKALTKDSRTLPAGGATEIELAHRLAAFGRKQTGLDQYAIEKFARALEVVPRTLAENAGLNATDVVYNLYAAHANGETAAGVDVTHEAQWCDLQAKESIADVYLVKWWALKLATEAVCTVLRVDQIIMAKQAGGPKGGGPGGDED, encoded by the exons ATGGCTGGTATGCCGTACGGCCTTCAGGCCATGCTCAAG GACGGGCACAAGCACCTGTCCGGGCTCGATGAGGCGGTAATCAAGAACGTGGAGGCGTGCAAGCAGCTCTCCAAGATCACCCGCACCTCCCTCGGTCCCAACG GCATGAACAAGATGGTCATCAACCACCTCGACAAGCTCTTCGTCacctccgacgcggcggtcattgtccgcgagctcgaggttgCGCACCCCGCGGCTAAGTTGCTGGTgatggcggcgcaggcgcaggagCAGGAGATTGGCGACGGCACCAACCTGGTGGTGaccttcggcggcgagctgctgggcaacgccgaggagctcattCGCGACGGCCTCCACCCCTCGGAGATCATCGAGGGTTACGAGAAGGCTATGGAGCAGGCGCTCAAGTGGATGGAGGAGCTCATCATCCCCGGGTCGGAGTCGCTGGACattcgcgacgtcgccgcggtggctgaCCGCATCAAGGGTACCCTCTCGTCCAAGCAGTTCGGGTACGAGAGCATCCTGGCGAAGACCTGCGCGGAGGCGTGCATCGACGTGTGCCCCAAGAACCAGCTCAACTTCAACGTGGACAACGTCCGGGTGGCGAAGATCATCGGATCGTCGCTCCACGAGAACGAGGTTGTCCAGGGTATGGTGattcgccgcgacgtggagGGAACCGTGAAGCACGCGAAGGACGCCAAGGTTGCCGTGTTCGGCTGCGCCGTGGACACCTCCTCCACGGAGACCAAGGGCACCGTGCTCATCTCCAGCGGtcaggagctcgaggattactcccgcggcgaggagaagaagatgGAGGAGTACATCAAGCAAATCGCCGAAACCGGCGCGAAGGTTGTCGTCTCCGGCCAGTCCTTCGGCGAGATGGCCATGCACTTCATCGAGCGCTACAACCTCATGGCCATCAAGATCAGCTCCAAGTTCGAGCTCCGAAGGTTCTGCCGCGCCACCAACGCCACCGGCATCATCAAGCTCGGCCGACCCCAGGCTGACGAGCTCGGCTACGTCTCCTCCATCGACCTCATCGAGATTGGCGGGACCAagtgcgtcgtcgtcaagcAGAACGACAAGACCTCCCGCGTCTCcaccgtcgtcctccgcggatCCACCGAGAACGCCATGGACgacatcgagcgcgcggtcgacgacggagtCAACGCGTACAAGGCTCTCACGAAGGACTCCAGGACcctccccgcgggcggcgccaccgagATTGAGCTCGCGCacaggctcgcggcgttcggaCGCAAGCAGACGGGCCTGGACCAGTACGCCATCGAGAAgttcgcgagggcgctggaggTTGTGCCCAGGACCCTCGCCGAGAACGCGGGTCTCAACGCCACCGACGTGGTTTACAATCTCTACGCGGCTCACGCAAACGGCGAGAcagccgcgggcgtggacgtgaCCCACGAGGCGCAGTGGTGCGACCTGCAGGCGAAGgagtccatcgcggacgtcTACCTGGTCAAGTGGTGGGCGCTGAAGCTCGCGACCGAGGCTGTGTGCACCGTGCTCAGGGTTGACCAGATCATCATGGCGAAGCAGGCTGGAGGACCCAAGGGCGGCGGGCCGGGCGGAGACGAGGATTGA
- a CDS encoding hypothetical protein (Possesses MaoC_dehydratas domain. The maoC gene is part of a operon with maoA which is involved in the synthesis of monoamine oxidase), with product MAHGDRARRATRRLASLASHVGPRGTAIERASTSAPTIDRPEAWVAASASGECFGPGAWLAVDQARVDAFARCTEDHQWIHRAGAVTQFGGPIAHGLLTASLLPALMDGVLPRMGWVAQEINVGFNRLRFVSPVKVGARVRASAKLVSVRRLGKGAGGKGPDGTETVVSVTVSTDDEDSNAKPAMTCEWVTRQYAR from the coding sequence atggcgcacggcgaccgggcgcggcgcgcgactcgacggctcgcgtccctcgcgtcgcacgtcggcccgcgcggcacagccatcgagcgcgcgtcgacgtcggcgccgaccaTCGATCGCCCCGAGGCGTGGGTCGCCGCGAGTGCTTCGGGCGAGTGCTTCGGGCCCGGCGCGTGGCTCGCCGTGGAccaggcgcgcgtcgacgcgttcgcgcgctgcACCGAGGATCACCAGTGGATACAcagggcgggcgcggtgacgcagTTCGGCGGGCCCATCGCGCACGGCCTGCTCACGGCGTCGCTCCTCCCGGCGCTGATGGATGGGGTGCTGCCGCGAATGGGATGGGTCGCGCAGGAGATCAACGTGGGTTTCAACCGGCTCAGGTTCGTGTCGCCGGTGAAggtgggcgcgagggtgagggCCAGCGCGAAGTTGGTCAGCGTGCGACGCCTGGGGAAAGGCGCGGGTGGAAAGGGACCGGACGGCACGGAGACGGTTGTGTCCGTCACGGTGTCaaccgacgacgaagactcGAATGCGAAGCCGGCTATGACCTGCGAGTGGGTGACGCGCCAGTACGCGAGGTGA
- a CDS encoding argonuate group protein (Predicted Argonaute-type protein ChromDB ID: AGO20101) gives MSSYAPMETDYNGGTGGYAAPPPPPHVPLPKRAGRLGSSGRPITLVANHFFVDVRRMVELSLYDVTITPPMPKERSGGPRGPARQQERVLPARLCRTVMKELASRYKWPPLAYDGSKQLFAPSGHEALKEAHRQDGVTYRVERPDDLPGDPGEEFLVRIKFAVPVRVRDAIDAHLRGDPGSELIPAAAFQALDAILRHERAMNPLWVSIGRNFLDSKNTVKLSGGFEVWKGYSLSARPTQGAEGAGATHLVVNMAAGAFISEQSAVDRLCVLSDGRGGGGGGGGRGRGDMRSGGPEAPRLPRLPLDERTWREAHAAFKGIKIELTHFPGSRRKKTCRGLTKLPANRQMFRDDTGRRHHQRRLKYPELPCVICGTSAKPVYFPLEVCHVPAQRRQLLQDSTASAEMIRVTAAGPDNRKRDIQSQMQNYVCKDRTPRDYGLDIKSQMVQVRARVLTPPRVFYSRDQFLDPSGGAWNLRGQTGLREAPDRASGNNELSQWAIISFDRYVRRDDCYDLGRTLKQKMEQFIGIRVTAEPICESLDQGGGGGRGYPGGENIEDCLKRVVRKFRDKPQIVFCVLPKFDNKHIYNSIKECAEIEIGVRTQCIMNKVGGGGGGLNDQTLANIMQKVNAKLGGINMLVSPVTSPNAAPRSPTQLFSKATIIFGGDVSHASPGSQASSIAALVGNINRSCTQYVARLSAQANRKEMIDDLKSMAREIMIEYFNSNGGTSNPDSRPERVIFYRDGVSESQFQAVLQEEIPFLRAAFQSLGDGSYNPTITYIVAQKRHNTRLFVANPRDGEGRNRDVPAGTVVDTGRVKFDFYLQSHSGIQGTTRPVHYHVLKDENGFTPDAIQNLTFALCHLYCRCTRSVSLVPPVYYAHLAAGRGAQYDMAQVMRGSDTSSVGGSSGGGGAGKDDAPTRRIQLHQSVINNMFFA, from the exons atgaGCAGCTACGCGCCCATGGAGACTGATTACAACGGGGGCACCGGCGGAtacgcggcgcccccgccgccgccccacgtTCCGCTCCCGAAGCGAGCCGGCCGACTCGGGTCGTCGGGGCGTCCGATAACGCTCGTCGCCAACCACTTCTTCGTGGACGTGCGGAGGATGGTCGAGCTCTCCCTCTACGACGTCACCAtcacgccgccgatgcccaaGGAACGATCCGGCGGgccgcgcggacccgcgcgccagCAGGAGCGagtcctccccgcgcgcctgtGCCG CACGGTCATGAAGGAGCTCGCCTCCAGGTACAAGTGGCCCCCGCTCGCGTACGACGGCAGCAAGCAGCTCTTCGCCCCCTCGGGCCACGAGGCTCTCAAGGAGGCGCACCGCCAGGACGGCGTCACCTACCGCGTCGAGCGTCCGGATGACCTTCCGGGCGACCCCGGGGAGGAGTTCCTCGTGCGCATCAAGTTCGCGGTGCCCGTCAGGgtgcgcgacgccatcgacgcgcacctccgcggcgaccccggcAGCGAGctcatccccgccgcggcgttccaggcgctcgacgccatcctgcggcacgagcgcgcgatgaACCCGCTGTGGGTCTCCATCGGACGCAACTTCCTCGACTCGAAGAACACGGTGAAGCTCTCCGGAGGTTTCGAGGTTTGGAAGGGGTACTCGCTCAGCGCCCGGCCCAcgcagggcgccgagggcgcgggcgcgacgcacctCGTGGTGAACatggccgcgggcgcgttcatCTCCGAGCAGTCCGCGGTCGATCGCCTCTGCGTGCTcagcgacgggcgcggcggcggcggcggcggcggcggacggggtcGCGGAGATATGCGCTCCGGCGGTCCCGAGGCGCCGAGGCTTCCTCGCCTGCCCCTGGACGAGCGCACGTGGAGggaggcgcacgccgcgttcAAGGGTATCAAGATCGAACTGACGCACTTCCCCGGATCGCGACGCAAGAAGACGTGCCGCGGGCTCACGAAGCTCCCGGCAAACCGCCAGATGTTCCGCGACGACACAGGCAGG AGGCACCACCAGAGGCGACTCAAGTACCCCGAGCTCCCGTGCGTCATCTGCGGCACCTCGGCCAAGCCCGTGTACTTCCCCCTGGAGGTGTgccacgtccccgcgcaGCGCCGGCAGCTCCTGCAGGAttccaccgcgagcgctgAGATGAtccgcgtcaccgccgcgggaccCGACAACCGCAAGCGCGACATCCAGTCGCAGATGCAGAACTACGTGTGCAAGGACAGGACCCCGAGGGACTACGGCCTGGACATCAAGTCGCAGATGGTTcaggtccgcgcccgcgtcctcaccccgccgcgagtgTTCTACAGCAGGGACCAGTTCCTGGAtccctcgggcggcgcgtggaaCCTCCGCGGGCAGACCGGCCTGAGGGAGGCGCCCGACAGGGCCTCCGGCAACAACGAGCTCTCCCAGTGGGCGATCATCTCCTTCGACCGGtacgtccgccgcgacgactgCTACGACCTCGGCCGCACGCTCAAGCAGAAGATGGAGCAGTTCATCGGCATCCGAGTCACCGCCGAGCCCATTTGCGAGTCCCTcgaccaaggcggcggcggcggccgggggtACCCGGGGGGCGAGAACATCGAGGACTGCCTCAAGCGCGTGGTTCGCAAGTTCCGCGACAAGCCCCAGATCGTCTTTTGCGTGCTGCCCAAGTTCGATAACAAGCACATCTACAACTCCATCAAGGAGTGCGCCGAGATCGAGATTGGAGTGCGGACGCAGTGCATCATGAACAAGGTAGG gggcggcggcggcggcctcaaCGACCAGACCCTCGCGAACATCATGCAGAAGGTCAACGCAAAGTTGGGCGGCATCAACATGCTCGTCTCCCCAGTCACCAGCCCCAACGCGGCCCCGCGCAGCCCCACGCAACTCTTCTCCAAGGCGACCAtcatcttcggcggcgacgtctcccACGCTTCGCCCGGGTCGCAGGcttcctccatcgccgcgctggtcgGCAACATCAACCGCAGCTGCACGCAGTACGTCGCAAGGCTCAGCGCACAGGCGAACCGCAAGGAGATGATCGACGACCTCAAGTCCATGGCCCGCGAGATCATGATCGAGTACTTCAACTCCAACGGGGGCACCAGCAATCCCGACTCGAGGCCCGAGCGCGTCATCTTCtaccgcgacggcgtgtcCGAGAGCCAGTTCCAGGCTGTGCTCCAGGAGGAGATCCCGTTCCTGCGGGCCGCGTTCCAGAGCCTCGGGGACGGGAGCTACAACCCCACCATCACATACATCGTCGCCCAGAAGCGCCACAACACCAGGCTGTTCGTGGCCAACCCGAgagacggcgagggcagGAACAGGGACGTGCCCGCCGGCACCGTCGTCGACACAGGCAGGGTGAAA TTCGACTTCTACCTCCAGTCCCACTCCGGCATCCAGGGCACCACCCGCCCGGTCCACTACCACGTGCTCAAGGACGAGAACGGCTTCACCCCGGACGCCATCCAGAACCTCACCTTCGCGCTGTGCCACCTGTACTGCCGCTGCACCCGCTCCGTGTCCCTGGTACCCCCCGTGTACTAcgcccacctcgccgcgggcagggGCGCCCAGTACGACATGGCGCAGGTCATGAGGGGATCGGACACCAGCAGCGTGGGCGggtccagcggcggcggcggcgcgggtaaggacgacgcgcccacGCGAAGGATCCAGCTGCACCAGAGCGTCATCAACAACATGTTCTTCGCGTGA
- the TOC64-2 gene encoding chloroplast envelope protein translocase family (chloroplast outer membrane translocon subunit Toc64), which produces MGETPETLKAAANALFKEHKYAKAVEAYSRALEVSPNNAILLSNRAFAHVRLENYGSAIEDASKAIESDPNYIKAYYRRGTSQYALGHLTDALKDFKTVCRMQPQDRDGRMKLKECEGALRKKRFEEAIAAPEEETVKVSATVDVDAMVIDSTYDGARLGDDKVITKAFVEDMIARFKDQKTIAFKYAFEILMQSKAILEALPTLVDVPVPEGTHFTVCGDVHGQFFDMCNIFDLNGPPSAENPYLFNGDFVDRGSYSTEVIMTLLAYKCMDPSCVHLVRGNHETAAMNKMYGFDGEVKAKYSVKLADLFQEVFQYLPLAVVLGEKVFVVHGGLFSRDGVTLDDLRKIDRFHEPPDSGEFCEMLWSDPGPAPGRQPSKRGVGVAFGADVTKKFLELNGLELVVRSHEVKDEGFEVDHDGKLITVFSAPNYCDQMGNKGAFIRFESDMTPHFTQFDAVPHPPSKPMQYASNSFMFQ; this is translated from the exons ATGGGCGAAACCCCGGAAACTctcaaggctgcggcgaacGCTCTGTTCAAAG AGCACAAGTACGCCAAGGCGGTCGAGGCGTACagccgcgcgctggaggtATCACCCAACAACGCCATCCTCCTGTCCAACCGCGCGTTCGCACACGTCAGACTGGAGAACTACGGCAGCGCCATCGAAGATGCGTCCAAAGCCATCGAGTCGGACCCGAACTACATCAAGGCGTACTACCGCCGCGGGACGTCGCAGTACGCGCTCGGGCACCTCACCGATGCCCTCAAGGACTTCAAGACGGTGTGCCGGATGCAGCCGCAGGACCGGGACGGGCGCATGAAGCTGAAAGAATGCGAGGGCGCGCTGCGAAAGAAGAGGTTCGaggaggccatcgccgcgcccgaggaggagacggtgaaggtctcggcgacggtagacgtcgacgccatggtCATCGACTCGAcgtacgacggcgcgcggctggGCGACGATAAGGTGATCACGAAAGCCTTCGTCGAGGACATGATCGCGCGATTCAAGGACCAGAAGACCATCGCTTTCAAGTACGCGTTTGAGATTCTGATGCAGTCAAAGGCCATCTTGGAGGCGCTGCCAACGCTGGTGGACGTGCCGGTGCCGGAGGGGACGCACTTCACCGTGTGCGGTGACGTGCACGGCCAGTTCTTCGACATGTGCAACATCTTCGACCTCAACGGCCCTCCGAGCGCGGAGAACCCGTACCTGTTCAACGGGGACTTTGTCGACCGCGGGTCCTACTCGACGGAGGTCATCATGACGCTGCTGGCGTACAAGTGCATGGACCCTTCCTGCGTCCACCTCGTGCGCGGCAACcacgagacggcggcgatgaacaaGATGTacggcttcgacggcgaggtcaaGGCGAAGTACTCCGTGAAGCTCGCCGATCTCTTCCAGGAGGTGTTTCAGTACCtgcccctcgccgtcgtgctCGGCGAGAAAGTTTTCGTCGTCCACGGGGGTTTGTTCTCCAGGGACGGCGTCACCTTGGACGACCTGCGGAAGATTGACAGGTTCCACGAGCCCCCCGACAGCGGCGAGTTCTGCGAGATGCTGTGGAGCGACCccggccccgcgcccgggcggcAGCCGAGCAaacgcggcgtgggcgtcgcgttcggcgccgacgtcacGAAGAAGTTTTTGGAGCTCAACGGCTTGGAGCTGGTGGTCCGGTCGCACGAGGTGAAGGACGAGGGGTTCGAGGTGGACCACGACGGCAAGTTGATCACGGTGTTCAGCGCGCCCAACTACTGCGACCAGATGGGGAACAAAGGCGCGTTCATTCGGTTCGAGAGCGACATGACGCCGCACTTTACGCAGTTTGACGCGGTGCCGCACCCTCCCTCAAAACCCATGCAGTACGCCAGCAACAGCTTCATGTTCCagtga
- a CDS encoding axoneme central apparatus protein-like protein yields the protein MPPPGKPPPVTPVYAHVHNVVLQYELARKAFVNGLNDLLAAGDPGQTDALLRAGVVNLLHAPLVQDANSGVQVAALAAMRTLTQDTEATGEEIAEPDALKKIVASLTHGKTAVAVAGCAALQALAEKRPEYAAAMITEGALPPLRLLMASFDPDAKEAAARCLTAVAQAGEPHARSALDDGDGDVLELVTAASADPDASFSLRLACARFFDACCDHGASMARRVVLSSDAAACAARLARDASMPGNPKSARAARAVAFASLTRMAQNGEDMAAMVAETGAVMDAVAAVTDESDASARECAAAMLREIACKTADLAEKVAADGGIAGLVQCLAYDRGDKRSMFAAQTLGYVADFKPSLAMAVVGVDRGRCLVEALDHAPDADSATAAAWAIGCVARHGREGAAQLAKAGALKSLTDAYAAAMHAGGGGGAMNEALADRCKASVKSVIKNSGALGLLEGMVNERTPPGILRHVLAEFAAKLMDDVKAKRSFVTSGALMRLQAVIKKHDSAVAEAAAALEACKLSGEEPPPPTEPLLDERAVRDAKRINGVFPADVVSYYLYC from the exons ATGCCTCCTCCCGGGAAGCCCCCTCCGGTGACCCCGGTGTACGCTCACGTGCACAACGTCGTTCTGCAGTACGAGCTCGCCCGCAAGGCGTTCGTGAACGGCCTGaacgacctcctcgccgcgggagatCCCGGACAGACCGACGCTCtgctgcgcgcgggcgtcgtcaaCCTGCTCCACGCGCCCCTCGTGCAAG ATGCCAACTCCGGCGTGCaagtcgccgcgctcgccgcgatgcggACGCTCACGCAGGACACCGAagcgacgggcgaggagatcgcggagCCCGACGCGTTGAAAAAGATCGTCGCCTCGCTGACCCATGGGaagaccgcggtggcggtcgcCGGTTGCGCCGCGCttcaggcgctcgcggagaaaCGGCCGgagtacgccgccgccatgatCACCGAAggcgcgctcccgccgctgcGCCTGCTCATGGCGTCGTTCGACCCGGACGCcaaggaagccgccgcgcgatgtcTCACCGCGGTGGCCCAGGCTGGCGAGCCCCACGCCAgatccgcgctcgacgacggcgacggcgatgtgctcgagctcgtcaccgccgcctccgccgaccccgacgcgtcctTCTCCCTGCGcctggcgtgcgcgcggttCTTCGACGCGTGCTGCGACCACGGCGCGTCCatggcgcgccgcgtcgtgctctcgagcgacgccgcagcGTGCGCtgcgaggctggcgagagACGCGTCCATGCCGGGGAATCCGAAgagcgcgagagccgcgcgggcggtggcgttcgcgtcgctgacGCGCATGGCGCAGAACGGCGAGGACATGGCCGCGATGGTcgcggagacgggcgcggtgaTGGACGCCGTGGCTGCGGTGACGGACGagagcgacgcgtccgcgcgggaatgcgccgccgcgatgctccGAGAGATCGCGTGCAAGACGGCGGATCTCGCGGAgaaggtcgccgccgacggggggATCGCGGGCTTGGTGCAGTGCCTGGCGTACGACCGCGGGGATAAGCGGAGCATGTTCGCGGCGCAGACGCTGGGGTACGTCGCGGATTTCAAGCCGTCGCTGGCGATGgccgtcgtgggcgtcgaTCGGGGTCGGTgcctcgtcgaggcgctggatcacgcgcccgacgcggattcggcgacggcggcggcgtgggcgatCGGGTGCGTCGCGAGGCACGGGAGGGAAggggcggcacagctggcgaagGCCGGGGCGCTGAAGAGCCTGAcggacgcgtacgcggcggcgatgcacgcgggaggcgggggcggggcgatgaacgaggcgctcgcggatcgGTGCAAGGCGAGCGTCAAGTCGGTTATTAAAAacagcggcgcgctcgggctcCTGGAAGGTATGGTCAACGaacggacgccgccggggatcCTGCGTCACGTCCTCGCGGAGTTCGCCGCGAAGCTGATGGACGACGTCAAGGCGAAGAGGAGTTTCGTCACGAGCGGGGCGCTCATGCGGCTGCAGGCGGTCATCAAAAAGCACgactcggcggtggcggaggcggcggcggcgttggaggCGTGTAAGCtcagcggcgaggagccgccgccgccgacggagccgcTGCTGGACGAGCGggccgtccgcgacgcgaagcgGATCAACGGCGTGTTCCCGGCGGACGTCGTGAGCTACTACCTCTACTGCTGA